GCATGACTCAGGGTTGTCTTGCCCATGCCAGGCAGGTCTTCTAATAACAGATGACCTCCTGCAAAAAGGCAGCAGAGTGACATTTTTATTTGCTCGTTTTTACCAAGCAAAACTGTGCTTATTTCAGCAACAACATTATCAACTAACGTATTCATAGGGACGTTTTCATCGATGATTAAATATAATTTTATTATTAATTACCAGTACTTCCCTATAGTACCAGAGTCAGTGATAAACCCTGAACAACATCGTTCGCAATGATTAAAGGTGACATCCGTGTCACCTCCAACAAGTGGTTCAAATAGTTATAGAGCGCTAATACCGCGCTCCATATCGACGATTAAATCATCAATATGCTCAAGACCAACAGCTAACCGAATCAAGTTGTCGCTGATACCTGCCGCTGCCCTAGCCTCTGGCGTCAAACGACTATGGGTCGTCGTTGCTGGATGAACGATAGTCGTTTTAGCGTCACCTAAGTTTGCAGTTAAAGATACAATTCTAGTTGCATCAATAAATCGCCAGGCCTCATCTTTACCGCCTGCCACCTCAAACGAAAGTACGCCACCAAAGCCGCGCATCTGTCTCGCCGCCAACGCATGCTGCGGATGGCTCTCAAGCCCTGCATAATGCACTTTAGTCACACTAGGCTGGGATTCAAGCCACTGCGCCAACGCTAAAGCATTAGCACAGTGAGCCTGCATCCGTAGGTTTAGCGTCTCAAGTCCTTTGAGAAACACCCAGGCATTAAAGGGGCTCATGGTCGGCCCACAAGTACGGATAAAGCCTAACACCTCATCCATGTGCTGCTGCTTTCCGACCACCACACCACCTACACAGCGACCTTGGCCATCGAGGTATTTCGTCGCAGAGTGCACAACAATATCAGCACCAAGAGAGAGTGGCTGCTGCAATACGGGCGTACAAAAACAGTTGTCAACAACAAGTAAGGCTGAGCAATCACGTGCGATGCAAGCTACTTCTGTAATATCTGCCAACTCACACAAAGGGTTTGAAGGCGTCTCCATAAACAACATGGCCGTATTACTACGAACAGCCTGCTGCCACTCGTCAATATCAGTCAATGAGACATAACTGATTTCAACGCCAAACTTCTCCATGTATTTATTAAACATGACTGTAGTCGTCCCGAAGACGCTACGCGAACAGATAATATGATCGCCACTCTTCAATAGAGCCATCACAGTGCTGAGGATCGCGGCCATGCCCGATGATGTACCAACCCCCATCTCTGCGCCTTCCATGGCCGCAATCCGCTGCTCAAAATTTCGTACTGTTGGATTGGTGTAGCGAGAGTAGACATTACCCTGCTCTTCACCACTAAAGCGTGCAGCTGCAGAGGCCGCGCTATTAAAGACATAGGAAGATGTCGTGAAGATAGGTTCACTGTGCTCACCTTCCATCGTCCTTGTCTGGCCGGCTCGAACAGCCAACGTGTCAATATGACACTCGGCAAGCGCCTGATCTCTGGCGCTTTGCTCTTTATCTTCACTCATCTGAACTTATCCCTCTCGAGTCGCCTCATTATAAATTTCTAAGAACGCGCCGTCGCCACTCTCGTCTTGGTTTTCTGCGCTAGACTTTGTCGCATCGTTACGTTTGTCATGCAGTGCTTTTAAATAGTCCTCATCAATGTCACACGTGACATAATCGCCATTAAATACAGAGCAATCGAAACGTTTGATCGCCTTGTTCATGCCGATAGAACAATCAATTAAATCGTCTAAGTCTTGATAAAGCAAGAAATCCGCTCCGATAAGCTTGCCAACTTCATCGATGGTTCTGCCAGACGCAATCAGCTCATCTGTAGACGGCATATCAATGCCGTAGACATTTGGGTAACGAACCGGGGGGGCCGCAGAAGCAAAAAATACTTTGTTTGCCCCGGCTTCTCTTACCAACTCAATAATCTGACCACTGGTCGTGCCACGTACGATGGAGTCATCAACGAGCAAGACATCTTTGCCCTCAAACTCACTGCGAACTGCGTTCAGTTTTTGTCGAACAGATTTTTTACGCTGTGTCTGGCCAGGCATGATAAAAGTACGGCCTATGTAGCGGTTTTTAACGAGCCCGCCACTGAACTTAACTCCTAGCTCTTGCGCCATGGATTGAGCGGCAATCACACTCGAATCTGGAATCGGCACGATCGCATCAATTTTCAAATTAGGGTATTCACGCTGGATTTTCTGGGCGAGCTTAACACCTTGCTGTACGCGCGACTGATAAACACTCACGCCATCGAGCACACTATCAGGTCTTGCAAAGTATACTTGCTCAAAAATACAAGGGACCAACTCAGTATCTACGCAGCACTGTTGAGTTGATAGGTTGCCATCCATATCAATGTATACTGCCTCTCCTGGCGCGACATCACGCATGACCTCAAAGCCCAACACATCAATCGCAACCGACTCAGAAGCCACCATGTATTCAGTGCCGCTATCAGTCTTACGCTGACCAATCACTAGAGGGCGGATACCAAAGCGGTCACGAAAAGCGACCATACCGCGATTAGCAATCATCGCCACAACGGCGTAAGCGCCACGACAACGTTGGTGTACACGCTTTACTGCAGTGAAAACATCGTCTGCACAAGGGTTTAACTTTCCAAGTACCTGCATTTCATGGGCAAAGACATTGAGCAAGACTTCGGAATCTGAGTCTGTGTTCATATGACGAAGATCTGTCTTAAAGACCTCTTTGCTGAGTTGCTCAGCATTCGTCAGATTGCCATTGTGCGCCAGACTAATGCCATAAGGCGAGTTGACATAAAAGGGCTGTGCAAGTGCAGGACTTGAACCTCCTGCGGTTGGATAGCGAATATGGGCGATACCCATAGTGCCAACCAAGCGTGTCATATGGCGTGTTCTAAACACATCACGAACAAGACCATTGCCCTTGCGCTGATGCAGAGAACTATTATCACAAGTCACCATGCCTGCAGCATCTTGACCACGGTGTTGCAGCACTGTCAAGGCATCAAAAAGCGCCTGGTTTACGTTACTTTTGGCGACTACGCCCACTATTCCACACATGCGATTAAGCTCCAGCCCATTCTAAAATAGCGATTAATACACCTAGCTAATACTAGGAGTGTTGAAAATACATTGTTTGAAGGCGACATTATACACTGAGTGTCAACATACTAGGCACTGCTAGTACCGAAGATGCTAGTAAGCCAGCCAAAGACCATGCTCCCCATCTCTCTAGCCCAATCTTCTAGCATAAGAAACTTGGGGATTAACAATGATTGCTTCCACCAGCTATCCTGATCAATGCCAAGTATAGGGGGAGCCAATATAAGGATGGCAAGTACTAAGATAACGCCTCTGGCAGCTCCGAAAACAGTGCCAAGCAGCCGATCTGTTCCACTGAGCCCCGTCATACGTACGACGGCAGCCACGAGATGATTGATTAATGTGCCGATAACGAGAGTAATGACAAACAGTAGACCAAAAGAAGCCATCTGCCGCAGAGAAGGTGTTGAAATGGAGTCTACAAGGAAGGCATTCATCCTATCGCCAAATGTCATGGCAACAAAAAAGGCGGCTACCCACACGACTAGTGAGAGCGCCTCTTTAACAAAACCGCGCCACAAGCTGATAACACATGAAAGAACCAGTGTCGAAACAATCACCCAATCAGCAATATTCATATAGGATGTAACTCAAGTAATTAATTGAACGAGTAATTTGCGGCGGATTGTAGCAACATATACGTTAGCAGAGCTAGCTATTACGGTACAAACCTAACCACAAGACCACTTAGACGGTGTGTTTCTGCAAGTCTCTTTGTCTCTGACATGGCGGCAGCCTTATTACTCATAGGGCCGATAAACACACGCCATATAGGCTTGTTGTTGTATGAGCCCTGCTTAATATACGCATGAAACTCACTAGCCTTAAGCTTATCAGTGATCGCTGCAGCATTTGTTTTAGAACTAAAACTGGCTACTTGTACCGACCAAGCAACAGGCAAACCCTGCTCATCAAGCACCGGCTGCTTCTCTTCGAGCTTTTTCTGTTGACGCTCTATCTCTCGAAGGTGCTGCTTCTCTTTAAGTCTAGCCTCAGCTTCGTCATCGACTACTGGTACCGGGCTAACAACGTCATCTACGATAGGCTGGTCAACCTCTGTTACTACCTGCTCAACAAGCTGACGCTGGTATTCTCCAACCTCTTTAACGTCACGGACTTTATTGGGATTCTCGATAACAAAAGTTTCAAGCTTGGGTTGATTTATTTCTCTTTTAAGCTCATCAGTTTGAGCCAATTGCTTTGGTGTTAGCATCATCGGCAGAAAAATGATCGCCAAGAGAATGAGTATGACAGCGCCTATGATGCGCTGCTTCATCTGCTTACCCATCGATGCCCCCCTTACGTATTAATATTGAAAGGGTCTCTGAGACCGTGAAAAAAGAGCCACAAACAACCAACAAATCGTCATCACTCAGTATAGACATCGCCCGAGCTAACGCTTGCGCCACCGACTTATTGACACTAACTGACTTAATATCAAGTGCATAAAAGTGCTCGGCCAACATCTCGGGGGGGATCGCTCGATCTACTTTGAGGCCTGAAACAAACCATGCTCCGTTGACCATGGGCGTTAACGCTTTAATAACACCATTAATATCTTTATCGGCCATGCTACCAAAAAGCACATTAACTCGGCCGCCAAACTCTCTTCCGACTCTTTCAGTAAGACGTAAAGCAGATGCGGGGTTGTGCGCCACATCTAGAAGCAATGATCGCCCTTGATATTGGATGCGCTGAAAGCGCCCCGCTAACTGTATCTTCTCTACAACTGAAGGTACGTCTTTTGGGAGAGGTAGATCGCTCAATGCAATAACTTGCAGGGCTGTTGCCAACGCCTCGTTGCTCAAGGGAACATTACCAACAGAGATTGATTCAGTGCTACCGCTCGGTTGTCGCCAATGAAATTGCTGGCCTGAAAAACCAAAGTCGTTACCAATCCAATAAGGGGTTGCCCCAATATTGTCAAAACTAGCGAGTAAACTTTTTGGGGGCAAAGGATCAGCACAAACAACAGGCTTTCCAGCACGGCAAACACCGGCCTTCTCAGGGGCGATCGTTTCTCTATCAGAGCCAAGCCAAGACTCATGATCCACCGCAATATTCGTAACCACCGCGATATCGGCGTCGATTATATTGCAGGCATCAAGTCTACCACCTAGACCAACCTCCAAAATCACCACATTAACACCAGCCCAGGCAAAACATTGTAGGGCTGCCAGCGTAGTAAACTCAAAGAAAGTGAGATCAATCTCAGCACGCGCATCATCAATCTGCTGAAATGCACGGACCAACTCATTATCAGAAATCTGATTGCCGTCGACCCTTATGCGTTCGTTAAATTTGAGTAAGTGGGGTGAAGTATTCACCCCCACGCTAACATCTGCTGCGAGCAGTAACGCTTCGAGTGTGGCGACGGTCGAGCCTTTGCCGTTGGTGCCTGCCACCGTTACCACTTTGGCAACCGGACTGAGCAGGGAGAGGCGCTCGGCAACTTCTGAGATGCGTGCTAGCCCCATCTCGATCTCAGCCGGATGCATTCGTTCAATCTGCTCCAACCAGTCATCAACTGTCACTAACAACTACCGCTCCTTACTCATGACGTAGCAAACTATTCGCTCACACTGCAATTACGCTGCAGTCTGGTGAGTTAACTTAGACAAAACAGAATAAAGCTTATCGCGCATCTCGTAGCGAGGGATTATCAAATCGATCGCGCCATGCTCCATCAGGAACTCACTTCGCTGAAAGCCTTCAGGCAGTTTCTGACGAATTGTCTGCTCGATAATATTTGGCCCAGCAAAACCGGCGCGTGCATTGGGTTCTGCTACGTTGATATCTCCCAACAGAGCAAGACTTGCCGATACACCACCGTATGTTGGGTCGGTCATAACAGAGATATATGGAACACCTGCCTTGCGAAGACGACGAATAACAGCACTGGTTTTAGCCATCTGCATTAGAGAGATTAAAGCCTCTTGCATACGGGCCCCGCCAGTTGCCGAATAGCAAATAAACGGAATACCTTCAGCTAGTGCCACATTAGCGGCTCGAGTAAAGCGTTCACCGACAACGTAGCCCATTGAGCCACCGTGAAAGTTGAACTCAAAGGCGACAGCAACAACCGGCATGCCTTTAAGTGTGCCTTTCATAGCCACAAGGGCGTCATCTTCCCCTGTTGCCTTTTGTGCTGCAGAAAGGCGATCCTTGTACTTTTTAAGATCTTTAAACTTCAGGCGATCGATCGGCTGTACTTCTTTAGCCAACTCCTCTTTTTCACCCTCATCAAGGAATATCTCAAGCCTACGTCGTGCTCCGACACGCATATGGTGGTCGCACTTAGGGCACACGTCGAGAGCACGTTCGAGCTCCGGACGGTATAATACTGCGTCACATTTGACACAGCTCTTCCAGAGACCTTCTGGTACGCTATTACGATCATCACTTTGTTCGCTACGTCCCATGGACGGTAAAATTTTATCTAGCCAACTCATAATATTCTGTATTCCTTGCCCCATTAACTAAGGGGAGTTCAATCAATAAATAGTTTTCTACCAGCTGAACCGGCACGAACAACATCACGGTTTCTAGCTGTCCATTGCTATGCGCATGGAGCCGATCAATTCAGCACCATACTTTGCAAGAGCTGCATTATCATACTTCGAAGACGCATCAGCAATACGTTGTACTAACGCACTACCGACTACAGCACCATCACTGACTGTAGCGATGGCAGAAGCTGAGGCATCATCTTTAATACCAAAGCCGACAGTAATCGGCAAATCAGTCATACCCCGTAGACGTTCGACTCGCTCACGAACCTCGGCGATATCGAGATTAGCGGCACCAGTTACCCCTTTGAGAGAAACATAGTAAAGGTATCCGCTTGCGGCTTGGCAGATATTGGCTGCACGATCATCTGTCGTCGTCGGCGACAACAAGAATATGTTATCAATATCGTGCTTCTTAAGCTCACTATCAAGAGCCGTTGCTTCTTCAGGCGGCATATCAACTGTAAGCAAGCCATCAACACCGGCATCGGCTGCACGATTGGCAAACTCTTCATAGCCCACAATCTCAACAGGGTTGGCATACCCCATTAAAATAACAGGCGTCACATCATCGCTCTTGCGGAACTCCGACACCATATCTAACACGCTAGTTAAACTAACATTATGTTCCAAAGCCCTTTCATGCGCGAGGGCAATCGTTGGGCCTTCTGCCATCGGGTCAGAGAAAGGTACGCCAAGCTCTAGAATATCAGCGCCCGCTGCCACCAGCTCGAGCATTGCGCCGACAGTAAAGTCGGGATTCGGGTCTCCCGCTACAATATAGGGTATAAGTGCCTTACGGCCATCCTGTTTCAGTTGAGCCCATTTTTTGGTTAAACGGTTCACGTATGCTACCTCTATAATATTGTTTTCATGTCAGAGAATTAGATTGAAAGACCGTCAATGGCAGCGACAGTATGGATATCTTTATCACCTCTTCCTGACAAATTAACAATAACAATCTGATCACTGCTCATCGTTGCAGCTAATTTAGTGGCGTAAGCTATAGCATGGCTCGACTCAAGCGCGGGTATAATACCCTCCACTTGGGTTAATTGGCGGAAACCTGCCAGAGCTTCATCGTCGGTGATGCTAACATAGTTAGCACGACCTATATCCTTCAACCACGAGTGTTCGGGACCAACACCAGGGTAGTCAAGCCCTGCCGAAACTGAGTGAGTATGGATAATTTGACCGTTGTCATCTTCCATCAGATAAGTGCGATTGCCGTGCAAAATACCAGGGCGCCCGTCGGATAACGGCGCCGCATGTTTACCTGTTTCAAGGCCCAAACCACCAGCCTCAACGCCGTAAATAGCAACATCCTTATCATCGAGGAAAGGGTGAAATAAACCAATCGCATTGGATCCACCGCCAACACAGGCAACGATAGCGTCTGGTAGACGGTCGGCCTGTTGTAAAATTTGCTCCCGTGCCTCTCTACCAATAACACACTGAAAGTCCCGAACCAACTGAGGGTAAGGATGCGGCCCTGCCGCAGTACCGATAATATAAAAGGTATCATCGACATTGGTAACCCAATCACGCATCGCTTCATTCATCGCATCTTTAAGAGTGCGTGAACCAGAGGTCACGGGAGTCACTTTGGCGCCTAGCAACTTCATTCGATAAACATTCATCGCCTGGCGCTGGATATCTTCCTCACCCATGAAGACCTGACACTCAAGCCCAAGACGTGCAGCGATAGTAGCAGTTGCAACACCATGCTGCCCTGCGCCAGTTTCAGCAATAACACGCTTCTTACCACTATATTTAGCAAGCAATGCCTGGCCGATAGTATTGTTAATCTTATGCGCACCAGTATGGTTAAGGTCTTCACGCTTAAGGTATATTTGCGCCCCACCCGTCTCCTTACTTAATCTCTGCGCGTGATACAGCGGTGACGGACGACCAACATAATGAGCTAAGTCGTGATCAAATTCAGCTTGAAAGGCAGGGTCTGCAGAAAGCTTGTTATACATCTGTTCGAGGTCGTGCAGGGCAGACATCAATGTTTCAGAGACGAAACGGCCACCATAGACACCGTAACGGCCATTGCTGTCAGGCATATTTCGGATCGTTGTATTATCTTCTTTTGTCATCATTATTGCTCACTCTTTATCTCTGAAGTAGCGCCGGCAACCTCGCCACAAAAGGCACTAATCTTATCATGATCTTTACGGCCAGGTGCGGCTTCAACCCCCCCACTGACGTCAACCGCATACGGTCTAGCATGTGTAATCGCTTTGGTTACGTTTGCTGGGGTTAAACCTCCAGCTAGGATGATACGTGAAGCGAATTCAGGCGGAACAAGATGCCAGTCAAAGCGCTCTCCTGTACCCCCAGGCACACCTTTTTTGTAGGCATCAAGAAGCCATCCAGAGGCCTCTGCGTAACGAGAGAATTCAGCATCCAAATCAATGCCTTCGCGCATCCGGATGCCCTTTATCCAAGGACGATCAAACTGAGCGCAGTAATCCGCTGATTCATCTCCGTGAAACTGCAGACATGTAAGCTTTACCTTACTTAAAACCGCCTCCACATAGTCAGCAGGTGCATCAACAAACAAGCCAACGCAGCTAACAAAAGGAGGAAGGGCTTGTGCAATTTCCCGCGCTTGTTGAATACTCACATGACGTGGGCTCTTATCATAAAAAACGAGACCAATAGCGTGAACACCGCAACTTACCGCCTGGATGGCGTCTTCTACAGAAGTAATCCCGCAAACTTTTACTCTCGTTATCAAATTGACACTCTTCACGCTTATAAGTACATCTCAGGGCTGTTTTTAATGGTCAACAGTCTAACAGATGAAATTACTCCATGTCTCACTCACAGAGCCTATTCATAGGCATTAAGACATCTTAATCAACAAAAAAACATGGACCTAGGGGGTGTTCAGGGATCTCGTAGGCGGCGGGATAATCGACAGCCACCAGGTAGAGGCCGTTCGGAGCAGCGGTCGCAGCAGCTTGACTGCGATCTTTTAAAGCCATTAGAGACTCTATCCACTCAGGCTCACGTCGGCCGTCGCCTACAAAGAGTAAACTTCCAACAATATTACGTACCATATGTAATAGAAATGCGTTCGCCTGAATATCGACGATGACTAAGTCCCCCCTGCGTGAGACCTGTACTTTCTTCACCTCTCTAAAAGGAGTATTTGACTGGCATGCTAGCGCCCTGAACGATGTAAAGTCCTGTTCCCCAACAAGGTATTGAGCTGCTCGATGCATGCGTTCAGCATCCAGCGGAAATGCATGCCAGGTTAGACCCTTGTGAAAAATACCAGGCTGAACCGCTGTATTGGCAATAACATAACGATAGCGACGTGCTGTGGCCGAAAAGCGCGCATGAAAGTCATCGGCAACATCTTTAGCCCAGACAACACGTACGGAGGGGTCCATTTGAGTATTCGTACCACGTATCCATGCTTTATAAGGTCGATCCAC
Above is a window of Sinobacterium caligoides DNA encoding:
- a CDS encoding O-succinylhomoserine sulfhydrylase, giving the protein MSEDKEQSARDQALAECHIDTLAVRAGQTRTMEGEHSEPIFTTSSYVFNSAASAAARFSGEEQGNVYSRYTNPTVRNFEQRIAAMEGAEMGVGTSSGMAAILSTVMALLKSGDHIICSRSVFGTTTVMFNKYMEKFGVEISYVSLTDIDEWQQAVRSNTAMLFMETPSNPLCELADITEVACIARDCSALLVVDNCFCTPVLQQPLSLGADIVVHSATKYLDGQGRCVGGVVVGKQQHMDEVLGFIRTCGPTMSPFNAWVFLKGLETLNLRMQAHCANALALAQWLESQPSVTKVHYAGLESHPQHALAARQMRGFGGVLSFEVAGGKDEAWRFIDATRIVSLTANLGDAKTTIVHPATTTHSRLTPEARAAAGISDNLIRLAVGLEHIDDLIVDMERGISAL
- the purF gene encoding amidophosphoribosyltransferase, with product MCGIVGVVAKSNVNQALFDALTVLQHRGQDAAGMVTCDNSSLHQRKGNGLVRDVFRTRHMTRLVGTMGIAHIRYPTAGGSSPALAQPFYVNSPYGISLAHNGNLTNAEQLSKEVFKTDLRHMNTDSDSEVLLNVFAHEMQVLGKLNPCADDVFTAVKRVHQRCRGAYAVVAMIANRGMVAFRDRFGIRPLVIGQRKTDSGTEYMVASESVAIDVLGFEVMRDVAPGEAVYIDMDGNLSTQQCCVDTELVPCIFEQVYFARPDSVLDGVSVYQSRVQQGVKLAQKIQREYPNLKIDAIVPIPDSSVIAAQSMAQELGVKFSGGLVKNRYIGRTFIMPGQTQRKKSVRQKLNAVRSEFEGKDVLLVDDSIVRGTTSGQIIELVREAGANKVFFASAAPPVRYPNVYGIDMPSTDELIASGRTIDEVGKLIGADFLLYQDLDDLIDCSIGMNKAIKRFDCSVFNGDYVTCDIDEDYLKALHDKRNDATKSSAENQDESGDGAFLEIYNEATREG
- a CDS encoding CvpA family protein, which codes for MNIADWVIVSTLVLSCVISLWRGFVKEALSLVVWVAAFFVAMTFGDRMNAFLVDSISTPSLRQMASFGLLFVITLVIGTLINHLVAAVVRMTGLSGTDRLLGTVFGAARGVILVLAILILAPPILGIDQDSWWKQSLLIPKFLMLEDWAREMGSMVFGWLTSIFGTSSA
- a CDS encoding SPOR domain-containing protein codes for the protein MGKQMKQRIIGAVILILLAIIFLPMMLTPKQLAQTDELKREINQPKLETFVIENPNKVRDVKEVGEYQRQLVEQVVTEVDQPIVDDVVSPVPVVDDEAEARLKEKQHLREIERQQKKLEEKQPVLDEQGLPVAWSVQVASFSSKTNAAAITDKLKASEFHAYIKQGSYNNKPIWRVFIGPMSNKAAAMSETKRLAETHRLSGLVVRFVP
- the folC gene encoding bifunctional tetrahydrofolate synthase/dihydrofolate synthase, which gives rise to MTVDDWLEQIERMHPAEIEMGLARISEVAERLSLLSPVAKVVTVAGTNGKGSTVATLEALLLAADVSVGVNTSPHLLKFNERIRVDGNQISDNELVRAFQQIDDARAEIDLTFFEFTTLAALQCFAWAGVNVVILEVGLGGRLDACNIIDADIAVVTNIAVDHESWLGSDRETIAPEKAGVCRAGKPVVCADPLPPKSLLASFDNIGATPYWIGNDFGFSGQQFHWRQPSGSTESISVGNVPLSNEALATALQVIALSDLPLPKDVPSVVEKIQLAGRFQRIQYQGRSLLLDVAHNPASALRLTERVGREFGGRVNVLFGSMADKDINGVIKALTPMVNGAWFVSGLKVDRAIPPEMLAEHFYALDIKSVSVNKSVAQALARAMSILSDDDLLVVCGSFFTVSETLSILIRKGGIDG
- the accD gene encoding acetyl-CoA carboxylase, carboxyltransferase subunit beta; amino-acid sequence: MSWLDKILPSMGRSEQSDDRNSVPEGLWKSCVKCDAVLYRPELERALDVCPKCDHHMRVGARRRLEIFLDEGEKEELAKEVQPIDRLKFKDLKKYKDRLSAAQKATGEDDALVAMKGTLKGMPVVAVAFEFNFHGGSMGYVVGERFTRAANVALAEGIPFICYSATGGARMQEALISLMQMAKTSAVIRRLRKAGVPYISVMTDPTYGGVSASLALLGDINVAEPNARAGFAGPNIIEQTIRQKLPEGFQRSEFLMEHGAIDLIIPRYEMRDKLYSVLSKLTHQTAA
- the trpA gene encoding tryptophan synthase subunit alpha, whose translation is MNRLTKKWAQLKQDGRKALIPYIVAGDPNPDFTVGAMLELVAAGADILELGVPFSDPMAEGPTIALAHERALEHNVSLTSVLDMVSEFRKSDDVTPVILMGYANPVEIVGYEEFANRAADAGVDGLLTVDMPPEEATALDSELKKHDIDNIFLLSPTTTDDRAANICQAASGYLYYVSLKGVTGAANLDIAEVRERVERLRGMTDLPITVGFGIKDDASASAIATVSDGAVVGSALVQRIADASSKYDNAALAKYGAELIGSMRIAMDS
- the trpB gene encoding tryptophan synthase subunit beta — encoded protein: MMTKEDNTTIRNMPDSNGRYGVYGGRFVSETLMSALHDLEQMYNKLSADPAFQAEFDHDLAHYVGRPSPLYHAQRLSKETGGAQIYLKREDLNHTGAHKINNTIGQALLAKYSGKKRVIAETGAGQHGVATATIAARLGLECQVFMGEEDIQRQAMNVYRMKLLGAKVTPVTSGSRTLKDAMNEAMRDWVTNVDDTFYIIGTAAGPHPYPQLVRDFQCVIGREAREQILQQADRLPDAIVACVGGGSNAIGLFHPFLDDKDVAIYGVEAGGLGLETGKHAAPLSDGRPGILHGNRTYLMEDDNGQIIHTHSVSAGLDYPGVGPEHSWLKDIGRANYVSITDDEALAGFRQLTQVEGIIPALESSHAIAYATKLAATMSSDQIVIVNLSGRGDKDIHTVAAIDGLSI
- a CDS encoding phosphoribosylanthranilate isomerase, whose translation is MITRVKVCGITSVEDAIQAVSCGVHAIGLVFYDKSPRHVSIQQAREIAQALPPFVSCVGLFVDAPADYVEAVLSKVKLTCLQFHGDESADYCAQFDRPWIKGIRMREGIDLDAEFSRYAEASGWLLDAYKKGVPGGTGERFDWHLVPPEFASRIILAGGLTPANVTKAITHARPYAVDVSGGVEAAPGRKDHDKISAFCGEVAGATSEIKSEQ
- the truA gene encoding tRNA pseudouridine(38-40) synthase TruA, with translation MTEVSSIALPQRPVRRVALGVEYDGSQYHGWQIQRKPPVPTVQAELEQALEKIANHPVSVVCAGRTDAGVHGTCQVVHFETTVDRPYKAWIRGTNTQMDPSVRVVWAKDVADDFHARFSATARRYRYVIANTAVQPGIFHKGLTWHAFPLDAERMHRAAQYLVGEQDFTSFRALACQSNTPFREVKKVQVSRRGDLVIVDIQANAFLLHMVRNIVGSLLFVGDGRREPEWIESLMALKDRSQAAATAAPNGLYLVAVDYPAAYEIPEHPLGPCFFVD